The genomic DNA GCGCGAATATGCTTCTGGGATGCCCGCTTTGCTTCACGACACCTGTTTCAGGGAGTCTACTCGAGTTGGGAAGTCTCTCGAGTCCGTTTTTCTTTCTTCCTAGGATTCCGTTCTATTGCCGCACAACACCACCTTGCGGTGGCTAGAGCTGATTATGATGATCGGTGGGTGGCGTGCTCAACAATCAGTCACACGACGATAGAGATGACCCCACCGCCGACGATCGCCAGTCCACCGAGGCCGAAACAGACGACCCAGAACGGTATGCGATCGACGATCCGCATGAGAGCATCGATGGTGAGATAGCCGACGAAGGAACTGACTCCAAGTGCCGCCAGCGCAGGCACTGGCTCGATACCGGGAAGACCACCGGCACCCGTAATAGTGAGAGCAGCAGCACCGAGACTGGCAGGAATCGACAACAGAAAGGAGAGACGAAACGCTGCTGGCGGATCGTAGCTCCGGAACAACAGTGCGCTCGTCGTGATACCGGACCGTGATATTCCTGGAAGAATTGCGACGCCCTGGACAGCCCCGACCAGAACCGAGTCTGGCAGCGTCGGCGCATCGCGGATCCCCATCGATATCGACTCCGAGGCGAGTTGAAGCCCCCCTGTGAGCACCAGGAGGACACCGATAGCCGTGATGAAGACGCCTCCAGTGAGTTGGCCGACAAAGTCGACTGCGTATACGTACAGTGGGATCCCCACGACGCCGGTCATCAGCGTGGCAACGACGACGTACGACGCGATGGCGTTCTCCCCAGTGTACGCGCTGTCAGGCCGCCAGCCGGGCACTGCGAGGATAGCCGTCGCAATATCATCGCGATAGTAGACCGCCGCCGAGAGCGTCGTACCGACCTGCAAGAACAGCGCCAGTTGCACCGCAACTGCAGGGTCGGTTCCCGCGATCGTCAGGAACAGCGCAAGGTTGCCCTGACTCGAGACGGGCAACCACTCGACGATTCCCTGGACGATCCCAGCGAGGATTGCGACAATAAGGTCGACTCTGCTCACTGATGAGGATGTGACAGTACGACTACTTAAAGGAATCCGATTCCAGTCAGTGATCGAGCGGGGAAGACGAATCGTGCCTGGGTCATTCGACCGTCACGCTCTTGGCCAGGTTACGCGGTTTATCGATTGATCGACCGAGTAAGTTCGCAACCCAGTAGGCGACCAATTGTAACTGAACGTTCGCGAGTACGGACCCACTGAGATTGCTGACTGCGGGAATCTCGAGAACGTGGTCGGCGTACCGTGTCACGTCAGACTCGCCGTCGGTGATCGCCACGACGGGCGCATCGCGAGCCTCGACTTCTTTGACGTTCCCGATGGTCTTTCGGGCAGTCTCATCGTCTCCAGTGACAACCGCGAACACTGGCGTATCCTTGGTCACGAGCGCGAGTGGCCCGTGTTTCAACTCGCCGGCTGCAAACCCTTCCGCATGCCGATAGGTTATTTCTTTCATCTTCAGCGCCCCCTCAAGTGCGACCGGGTAGTGGTACCCACGACCGATGAAGAAGTAGGCGTCAGCGCCGACGTACTCCTCAGCAATTGCCTGTGCGTCTGTCGTCTCGAGGACGGTCCTAACCTGACCAGGAATATCTCGGAGTGCTTCGAGTTCCTCGCGAGTTGGTCCATCGCCGAGTGTGAATGCCAAGAGGGCAAGCGCGAGCTGCTGGCTTGCGAAGGTCTTCGTTGCGGCGACGCCGATCTCGGGACCGGCCCTGATATAGAGGGCGTGATCACACTCCCGTGCAGCCGAACTGGCGACCGTATTGGTCACCGCAAGCGTCGTCGCCCCGGCGCGGGCTGCCTCTCGAAGCGCACGGAGTGTATCTGCTGTTTCACCACTCTGAGTGACACCGACGACGAGGGTCTCATCGTCGATAGGGACGCGATCGCTCGCGTACTCGCTGGCGAGAAACGCCTGCGCCCGAACCCCAGCTTCCCGGAGTCGCTCAGCGCCGAACAGCGCCGCGTGATACGACGTCCCGCAGGCGACGAACTGAATGGGACCCTCGTGGTCGAGGTCAGCAAGATCCTCGAGGTCGACCGTGCCGTCGAGGTCGTCGATTCGGCCCCGTAGGCATTGCCGCAGAGCTTTCGGCTGCTCGTGGATCTCTTTGAGCATGTAGTGGTCGTAGCCGCTCTTTTCTGCATCTTCGGGATCCCATGCGACTGTTTCCGTTGGACGGTCGACGGGGTGGCCTTCCGCATCGGAGACGACAGCACCGTCGGCGGTCAGCCGAACGAAATCACCGTCCTCGAGATAGCAGACGCGGTCCGTGTGTTCGACGAACGCAGGGACATCACTCGCGAGATACGTACCAGCTTCGCCGAGGCCGACGACGAGTGGGGAGTCCTGTCGGGTCGCATACACCGTCTCGGATCCGTCGAAGACAGCAGCGATTGCGTAACTGCCCTCGAGTTGGTCGATCGCCAGCCGGAATGCCTCCTCGGGGGCCGCACCGCGGTCGAGATAGTGACCGATCAGCTGCGGGACGACTTCGGTGTCGGTCTCACTTTGGAACGTGACGCCGGAATCAGCGAGATCGTCACGCAGTCGCTGGTAGTTCTCGATGATGCCGTTGTGGACGACGGCAACGCGGCCTTCCTCGTCGCGGTGTGGGTGTGCGTTCACATCGGATGGTGGGCCATGCGTGCTCCAGCGCGTGTGCCCGATCCCAGTCAGTGCACCCTCGAGTTCGTCTCTCGGAACCGCACTCTCGAGTGCTGATAGTTCGCCCTCTGTCTTGTGAACTGTTATCGACGGCGTCGGCACGGCAAGGCCAGCGGAGTCGTAGCCACGGTACTCGAGACTTGACAGGCCATCAAGGACGACATCGACGGCATCGACACTGTCGGACGCCCCAGCGTACCCGACGATTCCACACATCGTCACTGCACCTCTGTTTCGCCGTCGATCGTCCCTTGAACAGCCGTACCGGCAGTGATGACGGCATCGGAGCCGACGATCGTTCCCGGTGCATAGGTCACGCCGCCTCTGTCGTGAACGCGATCCGCCAGCAGTGCGCCCAGTCGTTCGTTCTCGTGGACACGATCGCCGATTCGGACATCGCCAGGGCCACCGACGACCGTTGATCCAGCGCCGATTCGGACGCTACGACCAGAGACACAATCGACAAGCGTCGCGTTTGCACCAACGCGCGTGTCTGAATCGGCGACACTGTTCTCGACAACTGCGTTCGCTCCCACCGTTACGTTCTCGCCGAGCGCGACGTTAGGGCCGACGACGCTTCCCGGGCCGACGACGCAGTCTGCTGAAATCACGACCGGTTCGACGATCGTCGCAGAGTTATGAATCTGGGCATCAGCTGAGACCGTGCTTTCGACGCCGTCTGTACTCTCGAGGAGCGTCTCAGTCACCTCGAGTAAGTCCCATGGATACGTCGCGTCGTACCAGAACCCGTCGGAGACGACACCACGGACGGTTTCACCAGCGTCGATCGCATTTGCGATACCATCGACGAGCGAGTACTCATTGAACTGCGGTTCTGGGCCGCGGAGATACTCGAAAATCTCGGGTTCGAACGCGTAGACACCCGCGTTGAGATGATAACTACGATCGTCGTGCGGTCGTTCGACGATTTCGGTGACGTGCTCGTCGTCCTCGAGGATCACACCACCGTAGTTAGTAATGTCACCGTCTCGAACGAGTCCAAGCGTTGCGATGGTGTCGCTATTGTGGACCTCACAAACATCCTCGATGATCCCACGTTCAACGATTTGGTCGCCGTTGAGAACGAGCTGAGGCCCCGAAACCTCGGGTTCGGCTTCCAGAAGTGCGTGGCCACTTCCAAGTTGCTTGTCTTGCACTACGTAGTCGATGGACGCACCACGGTACGTCGATCCGAAGTGTGACTGCACATGCGTCCGTCCATAGCCAACGACGACGGTAATTTCTGTGATATCAGCGTCGACAAGCGAATCGAAGACATGCTCGAGAATTGGCTTGGCCGCAGCAGGAAGCATCGGTTTCGGCCGGTGGTTTGTAAGCGGCCGAAGACGGGCCCCCTCCCCTGCCGCGAGGACCACCGCAGAACGGATTTCCATGTCGATATTGACAGTAACGAACGCTTATTGTTCTTGCGGCCTAGACTTTGTCCATCGCCAACTTCTTTCTATAGAACCCTCCCCTTTCAGGGGACTGGCTCTGGTGGATACAGTTTCCGCTCCTGTGTCTTCGCATGGAACGCTTTCTGTGAACTTCCTCGTGAACTCCCTCGGGGCTGAGTGATCAGCGAAGCAGTTGAACTCCTCGGGAGGAGAGCAAATCATGCCAAAGGACCGGGCT from Natrinema sp. HArc-T2 includes the following:
- a CDS encoding undecaprenyl-diphosphate phosphatase; amino-acid sequence: MSRVDLIVAILAGIVQGIVEWLPVSSQGNLALFLTIAGTDPAVAVQLALFLQVGTTLSAAVYYRDDIATAILAVPGWRPDSAYTGENAIASYVVVATLMTGVVGIPLYVYAVDFVGQLTGGVFITAIGVLLVLTGGLQLASESISMGIRDAPTLPDSVLVGAVQGVAILPGISRSGITTSALLFRSYDPPAAFRLSFLLSIPASLGAAALTITGAGGLPGIEPVPALAALGVSSFVGYLTIDALMRIVDRIPFWVVCFGLGGLAIVGGGVISIVV
- the glmS gene encoding glutamine--fructose-6-phosphate transaminase (isomerizing), yielding MCGIVGYAGASDSVDAVDVVLDGLSSLEYRGYDSAGLAVPTPSITVHKTEGELSALESAVPRDELEGALTGIGHTRWSTHGPPSDVNAHPHRDEEGRVAVVHNGIIENYQRLRDDLADSGVTFQSETDTEVVPQLIGHYLDRGAAPEEAFRLAIDQLEGSYAIAAVFDGSETVYATRQDSPLVVGLGEAGTYLASDVPAFVEHTDRVCYLEDGDFVRLTADGAVVSDAEGHPVDRPTETVAWDPEDAEKSGYDHYMLKEIHEQPKALRQCLRGRIDDLDGTVDLEDLADLDHEGPIQFVACGTSYHAALFGAERLREAGVRAQAFLASEYASDRVPIDDETLVVGVTQSGETADTLRALREAARAGATTLAVTNTVASSAARECDHALYIRAGPEIGVAATKTFASQQLALALLAFTLGDGPTREELEALRDIPGQVRTVLETTDAQAIAEEYVGADAYFFIGRGYHYPVALEGALKMKEITYRHAEGFAAGELKHGPLALVTKDTPVFAVVTGDDETARKTIGNVKEVEARDAPVVAITDGESDVTRYADHVLEIPAVSNLSGSVLANVQLQLVAYWVANLLGRSIDKPRNLAKSVTVE
- a CDS encoding sugar phosphate nucleotidyltransferase, which gives rise to MEIRSAVVLAAGEGARLRPLTNHRPKPMLPAAAKPILEHVFDSLVDADITEITVVVGYGRTHVQSHFGSTYRGASIDYVVQDKQLGSGHALLEAEPEVSGPQLVLNGDQIVERGIIEDVCEVHNSDTIATLGLVRDGDITNYGGVILEDDEHVTEIVERPHDDRSYHLNAGVYAFEPEIFEYLRGPEPQFNEYSLVDGIANAIDAGETVRGVVSDGFWYDATYPWDLLEVTETLLESTDGVESTVSADAQIHNSATIVEPVVISADCVVGPGSVVGPNVALGENVTVGANAVVENSVADSDTRVGANATLVDCVSGRSVRIGAGSTVVGGPGDVRIGDRVHENERLGALLADRVHDRGGVTYAPGTIVGSDAVITAGTAVQGTIDGETEVQ